DNA sequence from the Sporichthya brevicatena genome:
GGCGTGGACCTGCTCCCGATCCAGCCGGACCGGCTCGGTGCCGTCCCCGAGCGTCGCGAGCATGGTGGTCAGGTTGCCGCGCTTGAAGGCGATCACGTCGGACTCGCTGTAGCGGCGGAACTCGCCGGTGGCCTCGATGTCGTCCGGGTACGCGTCGGGCAGCAGGCGCGCCAGCGCCGGGTCGTCCGGGAGGGATTTCTCCGCGGTGTCCGCGAACGGGTCGAGGACGCCCGGGATCACCGTGGACTCGGTGCCGCCGCGGGGCGCGTCGCCGTCGCGGGAGTCGAACAGCTCCGCCATCTGCTGACAAGCACTGCGCACGACCAGAACCTCGTGCTCGTCGAGGGCGATGGTGACGACGCCCCCGCGCTCGCGCTTGATGTCCAGGCTCACCCGGCGATTCTGTCGGGGCGGACTCAGTCGTCCTTCTGCAGGGTCGCCCACAGGCCGAACCCGT
Encoded proteins:
- a CDS encoding DUF2017 domain-containing protein, yielding MSLDIKRERGGVVTIALDEHEVLVVRSACQQMAELFDSRDGDAPRGGTESTVIPGVLDPFADTAEKSLPDDPALARLLPDAYPDDIEATGEFRRYSESDVIAFKRGNLTTMLATLGDGTEPVRLDREQVHAWMYAINDLRLTIGTRLELEEGYVEQMAALPPEDPRLPLYYLYEWLSALQDGLIRVAR